A window from Rhizosphaericola mali encodes these proteins:
- a CDS encoding DUF1835 domain-containing protein — MIHIVFEPSGAEVLKKSITLDESLDGEILVIKDDFAAGPVANIYDAEGFQARKAWWQSVLEFSPYTDQLDIVDDKMTVHQLKKKLEETEENVWIWMGQNPHDVCGYYWLISQLADYQGKIQVIYLNNLPFINEIGGIFYPQYLHEIQPKEFLKAKRLARPVTLSEFELDPDEWRKICREDEMVRILEGGKKIASKDVSFFDKDILDALGEKTVKLPRLLSSLLPKMSIKTGDAFLVWRIRELVNAGRILCDGSWEKGWKDIALKDTKGELFVEMDEEISE; from the coding sequence ATGATTCATATAGTATTCGAACCGTCAGGCGCTGAAGTCTTAAAGAAAAGTATCACTTTAGACGAAAGTTTGGATGGTGAGATTTTAGTAATAAAAGATGATTTTGCAGCCGGTCCAGTTGCCAATATATACGACGCGGAAGGCTTTCAGGCGCGTAAGGCTTGGTGGCAGAGTGTATTGGAATTTTCTCCTTATACAGATCAATTGGATATCGTCGATGATAAAATGACCGTTCATCAATTGAAAAAGAAATTAGAGGAAACGGAGGAAAATGTTTGGATATGGATGGGGCAAAATCCACATGATGTCTGTGGTTATTATTGGTTAATAAGTCAATTGGCTGATTATCAAGGCAAAATTCAAGTCATTTATCTGAATAATCTTCCATTTATCAATGAAATTGGCGGTATTTTTTATCCGCAATATTTACACGAAATTCAACCAAAAGAATTCCTAAAAGCGAAAAGATTGGCACGTCCAGTAACATTGAGTGAATTTGAACTTGATCCGGATGAATGGCGCAAAATCTGCCGCGAAGACGAAATGGTACGTATTTTAGAAGGAGGAAAAAAGATTGCATCCAAAGATGTTAGTTTTTTTGATAAAGATATTTTGGATGCTTTAGGAGAAAAAACGGTCAAATTACCCAGATTGCTTTCTTCTCTTTTACCCAAAATGTCTATAAAAACAGGCGATGCATTTTTGGTTTGGCGTATAAGAGAATTGGTAAATGCAGGTCGCATTTTGTGTGATGGTTCTTGGGAAAAAGGTTGGAAAGATATTGCGTTGAAAGACACTAAAGGAGAATTATTCGTAGAAATGGACGAGGAGATAAGTGAATAG
- a CDS encoding erythromycin esterase family protein: MKFNYSSIIFAFLFFSSIETSYSQKQFDLDLLVNHETTNIPSIDIDSSYENFDKIGGAVGNSRIVMLGEQEHGDGLSFKAKAKIIEYLVNEKGFNLVAFESSFYNFTDNDNSIFPDSTYGNYLKDNIYYDWAYCSYVQSLIFDFLPKHRNVKICGIDPQVMFTKSSSKITPRLDSIFQALKLPITQAQDYASNMQAIDSLMRLSDINIDKQSSLLKDLTNRILPFIEKVRNEVGDRIEKNNYLLQALNNIYADAQLLNEFAKKMRNFVKAGNIRDLQMAENLQWLADIKYPKSKIIVWAANPHVNRTNEGVSVWSSQSMGYDFSLNRIGVNRPYIIGFTANSGLSYRIGERTKLEIKSASVNTLEYSLHQKGYKYAFINFPDTMSDFKFKMRGGFGYEFQKKTWKTYYDGMFYIDVMKPCL; this comes from the coding sequence ATGAAATTTAATTATTCCTCTATTATATTTGCATTCTTGTTTTTTTCATCTATTGAGACTAGTTATAGTCAAAAACAGTTTGATTTGGATTTGTTAGTCAACCATGAAACTACAAATATTCCGTCCATCGATATTGACTCATCTTATGAAAATTTTGATAAAATTGGAGGGGCTGTAGGCAATTCAAGGATAGTAATGTTGGGTGAGCAAGAGCATGGAGATGGATTATCGTTTAAAGCTAAAGCTAAAATAATCGAATATTTGGTTAATGAAAAAGGATTTAATCTAGTGGCTTTTGAGAGTAGTTTTTATAATTTTACAGATAATGATAACTCAATTTTTCCAGATTCAACTTATGGAAATTATTTAAAAGATAATATTTATTACGATTGGGCTTATTGCAGTTATGTACAAAGTCTAATATTCGATTTTCTTCCAAAACATCGAAATGTGAAAATATGTGGCATTGATCCACAGGTTATGTTTACAAAAAGTAGTTCCAAAATAACTCCAAGATTGGATTCTATATTTCAAGCATTGAAGTTGCCAATCACTCAAGCGCAGGATTACGCTTCAAATATGCAGGCGATAGACTCTTTAATGCGATTGAGTGATATTAATATAGATAAACAATCCTCCTTACTAAAAGATCTTACTAATAGAATTTTACCATTTATAGAAAAAGTAAGAAATGAGGTTGGAGATAGAATTGAAAAAAATAATTATTTACTACAAGCCTTAAATAATATATATGCTGATGCGCAGTTATTAAACGAATTTGCCAAAAAAATGAGAAATTTTGTTAAAGCAGGTAATATTAGAGATCTTCAAATGGCCGAAAATCTTCAATGGCTTGCGGATATCAAATATCCCAAAAGTAAAATAATTGTATGGGCTGCAAATCCGCATGTAAACAGAACAAATGAGGGAGTTAGTGTGTGGTCATCACAAAGTATGGGATATGATTTTTCACTAAATAGAATAGGGGTCAATCGTCCTTATATTATAGGATTTACAGCTAATTCTGGATTGTCTTACAGAATAGGAGAACGAACTAAACTAGAAATTAAAAGTGCTTCAGTAAATACGTTAGAATATTCGTTGCATCAAAAAGGTTATAAGTATGCATTTATAAATTTTCCAGACACAATGAGCGATTTTAAATTTAAAATGCGTGGTGGTTTTGGATATGAATTTCAAAAAAAAACGTGGAAAACATATTATGACGGAATGTTTTACATTGACGTAATGAAACCTTGTTTATAA
- a CDS encoding helix-turn-helix domain-containing protein, with translation MKSIDIPIHQLSDYFSGTIKLKKFNKEEDHAKARIMEAHRDNYYVFLILEHGKVPMEVDFKQLEMRDSNIIYIRPGQVHKADYNNPVKGWFLAIDPSVMQPIYKNVFEEVIVDIPVLQLEGTDIFEKICQILHTLDVISNDDPNKNNGEVLRKDLTNSILGLIAREYLNEKEILFRRIARDQEVYQKFRSLVNKNIKSTKSPSEYAKMLNLSLNYLNEIVKNLSGFPISKWIHQECILEAKRILYYSTASIKEISYELGYEDAAYFSRIFKKEAGCSPQDFRNKNHEKSNVYQ, from the coding sequence ATGAAATCAATAGACATTCCAATACATCAATTATCCGACTATTTTAGTGGCACAATTAAATTAAAAAAATTTAATAAAGAAGAAGATCATGCAAAAGCTAGAATAATGGAAGCACATAGGGATAATTATTATGTATTTCTAATTTTGGAACATGGCAAGGTTCCGATGGAGGTTGACTTTAAACAATTAGAAATGCGAGATTCCAATATTATTTATATACGTCCAGGTCAAGTGCATAAAGCAGATTATAACAATCCTGTAAAAGGTTGGTTCCTTGCAATAGATCCGAGCGTAATGCAACCTATATATAAGAATGTATTTGAAGAAGTTATTGTAGATATTCCAGTGTTACAATTAGAAGGGACTGATATTTTTGAAAAAATTTGTCAAATATTACACACTTTGGATGTAATATCTAATGATGACCCAAATAAAAATAATGGGGAAGTTCTACGAAAAGATTTGACCAATAGCATATTGGGATTAATCGCTAGAGAGTATTTAAATGAAAAAGAAATACTTTTTCGAAGGATTGCAAGAGATCAAGAAGTATATCAAAAATTCAGATCACTTGTTAACAAGAACATTAAATCCACCAAAAGTCCTAGCGAATATGCCAAGATGCTTAATCTATCGCTGAATTACCTAAATGAAATTGTCAAAAACCTTTCTGGCTTTCCTATTAGCAAATGGATACATCAAGAGTGTATTTTGGAAGCAAAACGTATACTATATTACTCAACAGCTTCAATTAAAGAGATTTCATACGAATTGGGATATGAAGATGCCGCCTATTTTAGTCGAATATTTAAGAAAGAAGCTGGTTGCTCTCCACAAGACTTTAGAAACAAAAACCACGAAAAATCCAACGTTTACCAATAA
- a CDS encoding Lrp/AsnC family transcriptional regulator has protein sequence MEIENKIDETDFQILRLLQKDATLTNKEIAFQINKAIATVHERVKKLKEQGFIKKTVAILDRKKIGKGLLAFSHVLLNDHTLHTLNKFEEDISAFPEVMECFQMTGSFDFLLKIVTKDMEEYHDFYRYKLAAIPNITTVQSFFVLSEAKSDTAYPI, from the coding sequence ATGGAAATAGAAAATAAAATAGACGAGACGGATTTCCAGATATTACGTCTATTGCAAAAAGATGCGACATTAACGAATAAGGAAATCGCGTTTCAAATAAATAAGGCAATAGCCACGGTGCATGAGCGTGTAAAAAAATTAAAAGAGCAAGGCTTTATCAAAAAAACAGTTGCCATACTAGACCGCAAAAAAATAGGTAAGGGCCTACTTGCCTTTAGTCACGTATTGTTAAATGATCACACATTACATACTTTGAATAAATTTGAAGAAGATATTTCTGCCTTTCCGGAAGTAATGGAATGTTTTCAGATGACAGGTTCGTTTGATTTTTTATTAAAAATCGTAACGAAAGACATGGAAGAATACCATGATTTTTACAGATATAAATTGGCTGCTATTCCGAATATAACAACGGTCCAAAGTTTTTTTGTACTATCAGAAGCGAAAAGTGACACGGCATATCCAATATAA
- a CDS encoding protein-disulfide reductase DsbD domain-containing protein yields MKKLVLLASLLILSVLAFAQSNPVKWTGTAAKQKSGDYLITLVASVPHPWHIYSQHTPDGGPVPTKITFVKNPLVTLVGDVKEKGNIKNVKDKNFGVQVLSFDGDATFTQLVKVKKGIKTNVKASINFMVCNDQQCLPPSTEEVTVNLK; encoded by the coding sequence ATGAAAAAATTAGTACTCTTAGCGTCGCTTTTAATTTTATCTGTACTTGCTTTTGCTCAATCTAATCCTGTAAAATGGACTGGAACCGCAGCAAAACAAAAATCAGGAGATTATTTGATCACCTTAGTTGCTTCAGTGCCTCATCCTTGGCATATTTATTCTCAACATACGCCAGACGGAGGTCCAGTTCCTACGAAAATTACATTTGTAAAAAATCCGTTGGTGACTTTAGTTGGTGATGTAAAGGAAAAAGGAAATATTAAAAATGTAAAAGATAAAAATTTCGGGGTACAAGTTTTATCATTTGATGGAGATGCGACATTCACTCAATTAGTAAAAGTGAAAAAAGGTATCAAAACAAATGTAAAAGCTAGTATCAATTTCATGGTGTGTAACGATCAACAATGTTTACCTCCGAGCACCGAAGAAGTTACTGTTAATTTGAAATAA
- a CDS encoding ferredoxin reductase domain-containing protein, which translates to MNLLKRKAVQFIEKSFLKSGKVIGMRHWDPPTICEIDLHLPLVDMSKWTEVQHIKVKVETFEYRDYTPVFWDAETHTCTLIIDISHPGKGSNWAQNLEIGNDFNYVGVGTAGHKPSFGEMMSFADTSSMAHMLALEYLTKDKGHLNGVVVLDNPEHVNQFSSYFKSNLQPTLRTEELTETWQSWLKNKTLLGQTIYIAGNIPAVVSLRKSIKSGYFNFNGNVKAEGFWK; encoded by the coding sequence ATGAATTTACTCAAAAGAAAAGCTGTTCAGTTTATCGAAAAGTCATTTTTGAAGTCAGGTAAAGTCATTGGTATGCGCCATTGGGATCCACCCACAATATGCGAAATCGATCTTCATCTGCCGCTTGTAGATATGTCCAAATGGACAGAAGTTCAACATATAAAAGTCAAGGTTGAGACATTTGAATATCGTGATTACACGCCGGTATTTTGGGATGCAGAGACACATACTTGTACGCTTATCATTGATATCAGCCATCCTGGCAAAGGCTCTAATTGGGCTCAAAACTTAGAAATCGGAAACGATTTTAATTATGTAGGTGTAGGTACCGCTGGCCACAAACCATCCTTTGGTGAAATGATGAGTTTTGCAGACACGAGTTCTATGGCACATATGTTAGCATTGGAATATTTGACCAAAGACAAAGGACATTTAAATGGTGTAGTTGTATTGGACAATCCAGAGCATGTAAATCAATTTTCTAGCTATTTTAAGTCCAACTTACAACCGACTTTACGTACAGAAGAATTGACTGAAACATGGCAGTCTTGGTTAAAAAACAAAACTTTACTTGGACAAACCATCTATATTGCTGGAAATATTCCAGCAGTTGTTTCCTTAAGAAAATCCATTAAATCTGGATATTTCAATTTTAATGGAAATGTAAAAGCGGAAGGATTTTGGAAATAA
- a CDS encoding DNA gyrase/topoisomerase IV subunit A — protein MAKDSSKEIDLSIETGVQGQYKTWFLDYASYVILERAVPAIEDGLKPVQRRILHAMKEMDDGRFNKVANIIGQSMQYHPHGDASIGDALVNMGQKELLIETQGNWGDINTGDDAAAPRYIEARLSKFALEVAFNAKTTDWQLSYDGRKNEPVTLPMKFPLLLAQGAEGIAVGLSTKILPHNFIELIDASIKALRGKPFELFPDFQTGGQVDVSNYNDGKRGGKVKVRAIIEEVDKKTLVIKSVPYGTTSTSLAESIVKANDQGKIKIKKVTDSTAKDVAIYVDLANGVSPDITINALYAFTDCEVSISPNACVIIEDKPHFISASHLLQASADNTKDLLKRELEIRLSELENKWHYTSLEKIFFEEKIYKELEKKYDTWEIVIEAIDKAFNPFKKRLKRPIEKEDILKLTEKPVRRIYRLDINELNEQIKSIEEEIEGVNYDLAHLTDFAVKYFENLKKKFGKGRERRTEIRTFDNIEARHVVIANTKLYLNRAEGFIGTSLKKDEFLCECSDLDDVIAFTKKGIMKVVKVADKVFIGKDIIYAAVFIKSDDRTTYNMIYADGKSGVSYAKRFNVTAITREKEYDLTKGSDKSKVLYFTANPNGEAEVVKVLLSPSTNARNKEFDYAFELLDIKGRGSMGNQVSKYPVRSIKLKEKGKSTLERKKFWYDDKIGRLNVEEKGQYLGSFENEQLIVIFQDGSYEITDTELTQRFDPEKVMLVEQFNPEKVITAVYLDAEKSILNVKRFKIETTTVHSKFTFIKEGDGNKLYAVTTIEEPILHVQGGTGKQVRTVRFKIGNLVDVMGWKAIGAKLMEFSKSVEMEWELPSEENDQPSLFDA, from the coding sequence ATGGCGAAAGATAGTAGTAAAGAGATTGATTTATCTATAGAAACTGGGGTACAAGGTCAATATAAAACTTGGTTTTTGGACTATGCATCCTATGTAATATTAGAACGTGCGGTGCCGGCGATTGAGGACGGTTTGAAGCCTGTACAACGTCGTATTCTTCATGCGATGAAGGAGATGGATGATGGGCGATTCAATAAAGTTGCTAATATTATCGGGCAATCGATGCAGTATCACCCTCATGGTGATGCGTCTATTGGTGATGCGTTGGTCAATATGGGGCAGAAAGAATTGTTGATAGAAACGCAGGGAAACTGGGGCGATATCAATACAGGTGATGATGCTGCGGCTCCTCGTTATATAGAAGCGCGTTTATCCAAATTTGCATTGGAAGTTGCATTTAATGCCAAAACGACGGATTGGCAATTGAGTTACGATGGTCGTAAAAATGAACCTGTGACTTTACCAATGAAATTTCCTTTGTTGCTTGCTCAAGGTGCAGAAGGTATTGCGGTTGGACTTTCAACGAAGATTCTACCGCATAATTTTATTGAACTGATCGACGCCTCTATTAAAGCTTTGCGTGGAAAACCATTCGAATTGTTTCCTGATTTTCAAACGGGTGGACAAGTAGATGTTTCCAATTATAATGATGGAAAACGTGGAGGTAAAGTCAAAGTGCGTGCAATTATTGAAGAAGTAGATAAGAAAACTTTGGTCATTAAAAGCGTACCCTATGGCACGACAAGTACGTCCTTAGCAGAATCTATCGTAAAAGCAAATGATCAAGGTAAAATAAAAATCAAAAAAGTAACGGATAGTACAGCGAAGGATGTTGCTATATATGTGGATTTGGCAAACGGCGTTTCTCCAGATATTACCATCAACGCTTTATACGCTTTCACGGATTGTGAAGTGAGTATTTCTCCCAATGCGTGTGTAATTATTGAAGACAAACCGCACTTCATTTCTGCAAGTCATTTGTTGCAAGCTTCTGCAGATAATACGAAGGATTTACTTAAACGAGAATTGGAAATTCGTTTGAGCGAATTGGAAAATAAATGGCATTATACTTCTTTAGAAAAAATATTCTTCGAGGAGAAAATCTACAAAGAATTAGAAAAGAAATACGATACTTGGGAGATTGTAATTGAGGCGATAGATAAAGCTTTTAATCCGTTTAAAAAACGATTGAAACGTCCGATAGAAAAAGAAGATATTCTCAAATTAACAGAAAAACCGGTGAGACGTATTTATCGTTTGGATATCAATGAGTTAAATGAGCAAATTAAATCCATCGAAGAAGAAATTGAAGGTGTTAATTATGATTTGGCACATTTGACGGATTTTGCAGTCAAATATTTCGAAAATCTAAAAAAGAAATTTGGAAAAGGTCGCGAACGTCGCACCGAGATTCGAACATTTGACAATATTGAAGCGCGTCACGTCGTGATTGCTAATACTAAATTGTATTTAAATAGAGCGGAAGGTTTTATTGGAACTTCATTGAAAAAAGATGAGTTTTTGTGTGAATGTTCTGATTTGGATGATGTAATTGCTTTTACCAAAAAAGGAATTATGAAAGTCGTCAAGGTTGCAGATAAGGTATTTATCGGGAAAGATATTATTTACGCTGCAGTCTTTATCAAATCTGACGATCGTACCACGTATAACATGATTTATGCCGATGGCAAATCGGGCGTTTCTTATGCGAAACGTTTTAATGTCACTGCTATAACACGTGAGAAAGAATATGATCTAACAAAAGGTTCGGATAAATCTAAAGTATTGTATTTCACTGCCAATCCAAATGGAGAAGCGGAAGTTGTTAAGGTCTTATTGAGTCCAAGTACCAATGCCCGAAATAAGGAATTTGATTATGCATTTGAATTGTTAGATATCAAGGGACGTGGTAGCATGGGAAATCAGGTAAGCAAATATCCGGTTCGTTCAATTAAATTGAAAGAGAAAGGAAAAAGTACATTAGAACGTAAAAAGTTCTGGTACGATGATAAAATTGGTCGTTTGAATGTGGAAGAAAAAGGACAGTATTTGGGTAGTTTCGAAAATGAACAACTTATTGTTATTTTTCAAGATGGTTCGTATGAAATCACTGATACGGAATTGACACAACGTTTCGATCCAGAAAAAGTAATGTTGGTAGAACAATTTAATCCAGAAAAAGTCATTACGGCCGTTTATTTAGATGCGGAAAAATCTATCTTAAATGTAAAACGTTTTAAAATTGAAACAACAACGGTTCATTCCAAATTTACTTTTATCAAGGAAGGGGATGGTAATAAATTGTATGCAGTTACAACGATAGAAGAACCTATTTTACATGTACAAGGAGGAACCGGAAAACAGGTTCGTACCGTACGATTCAAAATTGGTAATCTGGTGGACGTGATGGGTTGGAAAGCTATTGGAGCTAAATTGATGGAATTTAGTAAATCGGTTGAAATGGAATGGGAACTTCCTTCTGAAGAAAATGATCAACCATCATTATTTGATGCATAA
- a CDS encoding PLP-dependent cysteine synthase family protein, which translates to MYNVLEKPTLAKEIQEKFERLWLLVGNTPMIEIKFSYKGKLKKIFAKCEHYNLTGSIKDRMALYILQEAYKTGAIQPGDTIVEATSGNTGISFSAIGRALGHDVKIIMPNWLSKERMDIIKSLGAEIILISKEEGGFLGSIALSEEMAKQPGVFLPKQFTNQYNCEAQGNTTGKELWEQLASVGLHPDAFVAGVGTGGTVMGVGNYLKCKNPTIKVHPMEPAESPTLSTGYKVGSHRIQGISDEFIPAIVELEKLDEIIAVNDGDAIIMAQKLSRELGLAVGISSGANFIAALKVLENMKEDAIVVTTFADSNKKYLSTALMGDEPIKENYLSTDIDLESFLPINRL; encoded by the coding sequence ATGTATAATGTTTTAGAAAAACCAACTTTAGCTAAAGAAATTCAAGAGAAATTTGAAAGATTATGGCTCTTGGTGGGTAATACGCCGATGATTGAGATTAAATTTTCATATAAGGGAAAATTGAAAAAGATTTTCGCAAAATGTGAACATTACAATTTGACGGGCAGTATTAAGGACCGTATGGCATTATACATATTGCAAGAAGCTTACAAAACTGGAGCAATCCAACCTGGAGATACGATTGTAGAAGCTACTAGCGGAAATACAGGAATCTCGTTCTCTGCTATCGGCCGTGCATTGGGACATGACGTGAAAATCATTATGCCTAATTGGTTGAGCAAAGAGAGAATGGATATTATTAAAAGTTTGGGTGCGGAGATTATTCTGATAAGCAAAGAAGAAGGCGGATTTTTGGGAAGTATTGCATTGAGCGAAGAGATGGCAAAACAGCCAGGCGTCTTTTTACCCAAACAATTTACCAATCAATACAATTGCGAAGCACAAGGGAATACCACAGGCAAAGAGTTGTGGGAGCAATTAGCGTCTGTTGGTTTACATCCTGATGCGTTCGTGGCTGGTGTGGGCACAGGAGGTACGGTTATGGGCGTTGGTAATTATTTAAAATGTAAAAATCCAACGATCAAAGTACATCCAATGGAACCCGCAGAGTCTCCCACATTGAGCACTGGATATAAAGTAGGAAGTCACAGAATTCAAGGTATTTCGGATGAATTTATTCCTGCTATTGTGGAACTTGAAAAATTGGACGAGATCATTGCTGTTAATGATGGTGATGCAATTATCATGGCTCAAAAACTTTCACGTGAATTAGGATTGGCAGTGGGTATTTCCTCAGGTGCAAATTTTATTGCAGCTTTGAAGGTTTTGGAAAATATGAAGGAGGATGCAATTGTCGTAACCACTTTTGCCGATAGCAATAAGAAATACTTGAGTACGGCTTTGATGGGAGATGAGCCAATTAAAGAAAACTACCTTTCTACTGATATTGATTTGGAATCATTTTTGCCAATAAATAGATTATAA
- a CDS encoding DNA topoisomerase IV subunit B — MAALQEAKYDDDSIRTLDWKEHIRLRPGMYIGKLGDGVSPDDGIYVLVKEVMDNCIDEHMMGFGKQIDIQIEDKTVSVRDFGRGIPLGKVVDVVSKINTGAKYDSKAFQKSVGLNGVGTKAVNALSDWFRVQSFRDGETKYAEFEKGELIKESKLEKTDQPNGTLVTFIPDNTVFKNFKFKLEFVDDLLWNYCYLNAGLVIIFNKKRYVSRNGLLDLLQKKTNEDDLRYPIIHLSGEDIEIALSHNSDYGEDLFSFVNGQYTTQGGTHQQAFREAFVKTIRDFYKKDYDAADIRQSIVAAIAIRVQEPVFESQTKTKLGSQHVFEGGPTVRSFVLDFMSKQLDNFLHRNTETADALKKRIEQSERERKELSGIKKLANERAKKANVHNKKLRDCKYHFNEEPTGKNKEEALEMVNKSMIFITEGDSASGSITKSRNVDNQAVFSLRGKPLNSFGLTKKIVYENEEFNLLQHALNIEDGLDGLRYNKIVIATDADVDGMHIRLLIMTFFLQFFPDLVKQKHVYILETPLFRVRNKQQTIYCYDETEKQAAIKKLGNKPEITRFKGLGEISPEEFGGFIGDDIRLAPVLLDQGAHIQSLLEYFMGKNTPQRQDFIIGNLRVEIDLAEEEKL; from the coding sequence ATGGCAGCATTGCAAGAAGCAAAGTATGATGATGATAGCATACGGACCCTCGACTGGAAGGAGCACATTCGGTTAAGACCTGGTATGTACATCGGAAAATTGGGAGATGGTGTTTCGCCGGATGATGGTATCTATGTACTCGTAAAAGAGGTAATGGATAACTGTATCGATGAGCACATGATGGGATTTGGTAAGCAGATTGATATTCAGATAGAAGATAAAACGGTCTCTGTAAGAGATTTTGGTCGTGGTATTCCTTTGGGTAAAGTCGTGGATGTCGTGAGTAAAATCAACACAGGTGCTAAATATGATAGCAAAGCCTTTCAGAAAAGTGTTGGATTGAATGGTGTTGGTACGAAGGCGGTCAATGCGCTAAGTGATTGGTTTAGAGTACAAAGTTTCCGTGACGGAGAGACAAAATACGCTGAATTTGAAAAAGGTGAACTTATCAAAGAAAGCAAACTCGAAAAAACAGATCAACCCAATGGTACTTTAGTAACTTTTATTCCAGATAACACAGTATTCAAAAATTTCAAATTCAAATTGGAATTTGTAGATGACCTGCTTTGGAATTATTGTTATTTGAATGCTGGATTGGTTATTATTTTCAATAAAAAAAGATATGTCAGCCGCAACGGTTTGTTGGACCTATTGCAAAAGAAAACCAATGAAGATGATCTAAGATATCCGATTATTCACTTATCGGGTGAGGATATTGAGATTGCACTTTCGCATAATAGTGATTATGGTGAGGATTTATTTTCGTTTGTAAATGGTCAATATACAACGCAAGGTGGTACGCATCAACAAGCATTTCGTGAGGCATTTGTAAAAACGATTCGTGATTTTTACAAAAAGGATTATGATGCCGCAGATATTCGCCAGAGTATTGTCGCTGCGATTGCGATCCGCGTTCAAGAGCCTGTATTTGAAAGCCAAACAAAGACCAAATTAGGTTCACAACATGTATTTGAAGGCGGTCCGACGGTTCGAAGTTTTGTGTTGGATTTTATGTCCAAACAATTGGACAATTTCTTACATAGAAATACGGAAACTGCAGATGCATTAAAAAAACGTATCGAACAAAGTGAGCGTGAGAGAAAGGAACTTTCTGGTATTAAAAAATTGGCAAATGAAAGAGCCAAAAAAGCCAATGTTCACAACAAAAAATTAAGAGATTGTAAATATCACTTCAACGAAGAACCAACTGGAAAAAATAAGGAAGAAGCGTTGGAAATGGTGAATAAATCGATGATTTTCATTACAGAAGGGGACAGCGCGAGTGGAAGTATTACCAAAAGCCGCAATGTAGATAATCAAGCGGTTTTTAGTTTGCGTGGTAAACCATTGAATAGCTTTGGATTAACAAAGAAAATCGTATATGAAAATGAGGAATTTAATCTATTGCAACATGCGTTAAATATCGAAGATGGTTTGGATGGATTGCGTTATAATAAGATTGTAATTGCAACAGATGCCGATGTAGATGGGATGCATATTCGCTTGTTGATTATGACATTTTTCTTGCAATTTTTCCCAGATTTGGTCAAACAAAAACACGTTTATATATTAGAAACGCCGTTGTTCCGTGTTAGAAATAAACAACAAACAATATATTGTTATGACGAAACGGAAAAACAAGCAGCCATTAAGAAATTAGGAAACAAACCGGAGATTACGCGATTTAAAGGTTTGGGTGAAATCTCACCAGAAGAGTTTGGCGGTTTTATTGGGGATGATATTCGTTTGGCACCAGTACTTTTGGATCAAGGTGCGCACATCCAAAGTTTATTGGAATATTTCATGGGAAAAAATACACCGCAACGTCAAGATTTCATTATCGGAAATTTGCGTGTAGAAATTGATTTGGCAGAAGAAGAGAAATTATAA
- the gloA2 gene encoding SMU1112c/YaeR family gloxylase I-like metalloprotein, translating into MLNIQKIHHVAILTDDYEKSKKFYTEILGFEIINEVYREERKSYKLDLAVNGQYQIELFSFPDYRERGSYPESKGLRHLAFQVDDVASSIVFLRDKGVKVEDMRIDAYTNKKFTFFEDPNGQPLELYEM; encoded by the coding sequence GTGTTAAATATTCAAAAAATACATCATGTCGCTATTCTGACAGATGATTATGAAAAAAGTAAGAAATTCTATACAGAGATCTTGGGTTTTGAAATTATAAATGAAGTTTATAGAGAAGAACGAAAATCTTACAAATTGGATTTGGCCGTCAATGGTCAATATCAGATTGAATTATTTTCCTTTCCTGATTATAGAGAAAGAGGCTCTTATCCAGAATCGAAAGGCTTGCGTCATCTCGCATTTCAAGTGGATGATGTGGCGAGTTCGATTGTTTTTTTGCGTGACAAGGGTGTGAAAGTCGAAGATATGCGTATCGATGCATATACAAATAAGAAATTTACTTTTTTCGAAGATCCCAATGGACAACCTTTGGAATTGTACGAAATGTAA